The Scyliorhinus canicula chromosome 17, sScyCan1.1, whole genome shotgun sequence DNA window gtatacgggttacgtgggtttaagtggggtgatcattgttcggcacaacatcgagagccgaagggcctgttctgtgctgtactgttctatgttctatgttctatatctctgTTCACCTGATTTTCTTCAATTTCATTTTGAATTATTGATCATCTCGACTTCCACAATCATTGTGGGCAGTGAGTTCCTCGACATGATCACTCTGTGACTAAATAAAATACTTCCTCAGAATCACCCCATCTCTAATCAGCAAATATACTCAGATGGAGAGTTTCTGCTCTTGTACAGGTTGTAATGAGTTTAGATTTGTTGATCAGCATCAATCAGCACCTTCATGAGGATTgggagggaaaggaagtgaatccagtctGTATATTACATACATTTTTCGTCCAGTAACATAGACATATATCTGTCTGGCAGCCTGCATGAAGATTTTcaggtctctgtgtccaggacaggaagcagtgagcatggatctgtcaatcagcctgaatcagcaccttcaggagaactgggagggtgaatatcagatacagcagagtgagaatggagggagagtgtgtgggatggagatttagggaatttgggggaacGACAGAGAGAAAAGAATGCtcaatagaaactagaattgtctgttctgaatttctatcctgtactgacagtgatgacttttgtaaaatcTTTTTGCAGGAAGTTCGAACGAGAGGAGTTTGAGGTGGATATCTCAAACTAAATATCACGTCAAGAACTGACAGAGTCACTCAATTCTTGGGAACcgaatatcatcggcctttgaatctcgaaggagaaatgtttgtctattctgtctgcttcaagagattttaaaaatcagtgtgactggaaaagccacCGAGACGCACGCACCCGTGTGAGACTGTTACAGAGCATTGAGTGTGGAAAGAGCtataaccagttacacagcctgaaaaaacatcacactgtTCACAGCAAAGAGACTGTACACGTGTCCTGTGTGCGGACGAGGTTTCAACTGATCATCCAACGTGGTGAGACGCAAGATCACTCggaccatggagaaaccatggaaatgtgaggactgtgggaagggattcaaaggCCCGTACGGGCTGGAAaggcatcaacgcagtcacacgggagagaagccgttcacctgctcggtatgtgggaagggattcacagccCCACATGAGCTGGAAAGGCATCAAcgtagtcacactggagagaagccgttcacctgctctcagtgtgaaaagggattcactgatatcggcaacctgcggagacacgagcgagttcacactggggagaggccgttctcctgttcggactgtgggaaggaattcactcggttatcccacctgcagagacaccaccgagttcacactggggagagtccgttcacctgcactgtgtgtgggaagggattcactcagttacccaACCTACTGGTCCACAATCGAGTTcataccggggagaggccattcacctgcactgtgtgtgataagggattcactcgggTAGCCCacctgaagacacaccagcgagttcacactggggagagaccatacacctgcactgtgtgtgggaagggattcagtcagttatccagcctgctgagccacaatgtcactcacaccaatgagagaccctataaatgctctgactgtgggaatggGTTTAAAAGCTCTCAGGTACTGATGATTCACCAGCGCATTCActctgaggagagaccgttcagctgctctcactgtgcaAAGAGGTTTAGAACCTCatccaacctgatcaaacacgcGCGAGGTCACACCGAACAATGAAGCAGAatacccagaggccttgttcatcgtggccggggacttcaaccaggccaacctcgagtgtacagccaaaattccaccagctcatctcctgtcccaacaggggccccaacatccttgaccactgctacacaaacatcaaggacGCATCTCGATCCATCTCCTGActgcacttcggaaaatcggaccacaagatggtgctccttctcctggcatacaagcagaaactgaacgggagaatccggttaagaaggttgtgcaatgctggtcGCGGCAAAGGAAGAGCTCCTACACGACTGCtttgagtcagtggactggtccatattcaagaactcagcagccaacctaaacaagtttgccagcaccatcacagacttcatcagtaagtgtggagaagattgtgtgtcaaagaaggtagtacgtacGTTACCCAACCAGAAACCGTGGTTTAATCAGGTGATTCACTtcgtactgaaggccaggtctgaggcattcaagacaggcgaccctgacctatacaagaaatctaggtacgacctccacaaagccaacAGAGACGTCAAgaaacaataccagactaagctagagtcacagactaatgacatggactctcgtcagttgtggcaaggcttcaACAACATAACGAGCTGCAAAGCCGAGAAGAATCTTTGGCAACAGGGCACCCCTCCCCGACaaattcaatgcattctatgttcacttcaacaggaaaccaacaaacctttgtcaactgccccagca harbors:
- the LOC119951238 gene encoding gastrula zinc finger protein XlCGF8.2DB-like, with translation MEKPWKCEDCGKGFKGPYGLERHQRSHTGEKPFTCSVCGKGFTAPHELERHQRSHTGEKPFTCSQCEKGFTDIGNLRRHERVHTGERPFSCSDCGKEFTRLSHLQRHHRVHTGESPFTCTVCGKGFTQLPNLLVHNRVHTGERPFTCTVCDKGFTRVAHLKTHQRVHTGERPYTCTVCGKGFSQLSSLLSHNVTHTNERPYKCSDCGNGFKSSQVLMIHQRIHSEERPFSCSHCAKRFRTSSNLIKHARGHTEQ